The Afipia massiliensis genome has a segment encoding these proteins:
- a CDS encoding DsbA family oxidoreductase, which produces MDTLKPLQIDIVSDVVCPWCYIGKKRIEDALALASDVPVHVNWRPFFLNPWVPREGISRDEYLTAKFGSPEAYKGIAGRVVQAAAEEGLEYNSDRVKRQPNTMDCHRLIHWAEAWQATLGSLPKNGGKAAQMKQKLMELYFRDGGDLTSTDVLVQAAADIGMDADSVRKRLATDEDVDLISGHAQEASEKGISGVPTFVFAGKYAVSGAQPADQLARAIRQISAEINQAA; this is translated from the coding sequence ATGGACACCCTGAAGCCGCTGCAGATCGATATCGTCTCCGACGTTGTGTGCCCGTGGTGCTACATTGGCAAGAAGCGCATCGAGGATGCGCTGGCGCTGGCAAGCGATGTCCCCGTGCATGTGAACTGGCGGCCATTCTTCCTCAATCCGTGGGTGCCGCGCGAAGGCATTTCGCGCGACGAATATCTGACCGCGAAGTTCGGCTCGCCGGAAGCCTACAAGGGCATCGCAGGCCGTGTCGTGCAGGCGGCGGCGGAAGAGGGGCTTGAGTACAATTCCGATCGTGTGAAGCGTCAGCCCAACACCATGGATTGTCATCGCCTGATCCATTGGGCCGAGGCCTGGCAGGCAACTTTAGGCAGCCTGCCCAAAAACGGTGGCAAGGCTGCGCAGATGAAGCAGAAGCTCATGGAGCTGTATTTCCGCGACGGCGGCGATCTCACCAGCACGGACGTTCTGGTGCAGGCCGCGGCCGACATCGGCATGGATGCGGACAGCGTGCGCAAGCGCCTTGCCACCGACGAGGATGTGGATCTGATTTCAGGTCATGCGCAGGAGGCGTCCGAAAAGGGCATCTCCGGCGTGCCGACGTTCGTCTTTGCCGGTAAGTATGCCGTCTCCGGCGCGCAACCGGCGGACCAGCTCGCCCGCGCGATTCGGCAAATCTCGGCGGAGATCAATCAGGCAGCGTGA
- a CDS encoding cupin-like domain-containing protein: protein MNVASSISPVITADNESLKRDFPLKPFAIRHKLAGHPLLTLSRIAQLASDMPRDLIEYNSGDASVSQDPDKVKSVDLDPVEVVNRIQTAGAWMVLKRVEKSPEYRQLLEDALTSVARARGFKSIEDAGFSQIEGFLFVSSPNSTTPFHMDAEDNFFVQICGEKIFAVYDNRDGKIADDAQVEHSTVKHRNVPFHESFRPRGIEFNLDAGDGCYIPYQWPHWVKTAGSHSISMAITWKTEEVRRLNDLHRFNSMLRGIGLPQAAPGARPALDSTKLAVYRAAAAIIEPLRGSETMRRIIRRIALGKNANYYLKKA from the coding sequence ATGAACGTCGCCTCAAGCATTTCGCCGGTCATCACCGCCGACAATGAATCGCTGAAGCGCGATTTTCCGCTGAAGCCGTTCGCGATCCGCCACAAGCTCGCGGGCCATCCGCTGCTGACGCTGTCGCGCATCGCACAGCTTGCCTCGGACATGCCGCGCGACCTGATCGAATACAATTCCGGCGACGCCTCCGTCAGCCAGGACCCGGACAAGGTGAAGAGCGTCGATCTCGATCCGGTCGAGGTCGTCAACCGCATTCAGACCGCGGGCGCATGGATGGTGCTCAAGCGCGTGGAGAAATCCCCGGAGTATCGCCAACTGCTCGAAGACGCGCTGACGTCGGTGGCCCGTGCACGCGGCTTCAAGAGCATCGAGGATGCCGGCTTCTCGCAGATCGAAGGCTTCCTGTTCGTGTCGTCGCCAAACTCGACCACGCCGTTCCACATGGATGCCGAAGACAATTTCTTCGTGCAGATCTGCGGCGAGAAGATCTTCGCCGTCTACGACAACCGCGACGGCAAGATCGCCGACGACGCGCAGGTCGAGCATTCCACCGTCAAGCACCGCAACGTGCCCTTCCACGAGAGCTTCCGGCCGCGCGGGATCGAGTTCAATCTCGACGCCGGCGACGGCTGCTACATTCCTTATCAGTGGCCGCACTGGGTGAAGACAGCGGGATCGCATTCGATCTCGATGGCGATCACCTGGAAAACCGAGGAAGTGCGCCGGCTGAACGACCTGCATCGCTTCAACTCGATGCTGCGCGGCATCGGCTTGCCGCAGGCCGCTCCGGGCGCAAGGCCCGCGCTGGACAGCACAAAGCTCGCCGTCTACCGCGCCGCCGCCGCGATCATCGAACCGCTGCGCGGATCGGAGACCATGCGCCGGATCATCCGCCGCATCGCCCTCGGCAAGAATGCGAACTACTATCTGAAGAAGGCGTGA
- a CDS encoding helix-turn-helix domain-containing protein, giving the protein MMNPQSSARRAVKSAAKARPNAFGDHLREWRQRRHLSQLDLAGDAEISARHLSFVETGRAAPSRDMVLRLAERLDVPLRERNVLLVAAGFAPAFPNRSLDDPALAAARQAVETVLKAHEPYPALAVDRHWNLVSANAMIAPFLAGVAPSLLAAPINVMRLSFHPQGIAPLTVNLAEWCAHLLERLHRQCEATADPILIALYDELKTYPIPARKTPHLVGAENSLAVPFQMRMGDDVLSFISTTMVFGTPLDVTLSELALETFFPADDKTTAFMRAMQPR; this is encoded by the coding sequence ATGATGAACCCACAGTCTTCGGCGCGCCGCGCCGTCAAATCCGCCGCCAAGGCGAGACCCAACGCCTTCGGCGATCATTTGCGCGAATGGCGGCAGCGCCGCCATCTCAGCCAGCTCGACCTTGCGGGCGATGCCGAGATTTCCGCGCGGCATCTGAGTTTCGTTGAAACAGGCCGCGCCGCGCCATCGCGCGACATGGTGCTGCGCCTTGCCGAGCGGCTCGACGTGCCGCTGCGTGAGCGCAACGTGTTGCTGGTGGCGGCGGGTTTCGCGCCGGCATTTCCCAATCGCTCGCTCGACGATCCCGCGCTGGCGGCGGCACGTCAGGCGGTCGAAACCGTGTTGAAGGCGCACGAGCCTTATCCGGCGCTGGCGGTGGACCGGCACTGGAATCTGGTGTCGGCCAACGCCATGATCGCGCCGTTCCTCGCGGGCGTCGCGCCGTCATTGCTGGCGGCGCCCATCAACGTGATGCGCCTGAGTTTTCATCCGCAGGGGATCGCGCCGCTCACCGTCAATCTGGCCGAGTGGTGCGCACATCTGCTGGAGCGCCTGCATCGCCAGTGCGAGGCAACCGCCGATCCCATTCTGATTGCACTCTACGATGAGCTGAAAACCTATCCGATTCCGGCACGAAAGACGCCGCATCTCGTCGGCGCGGAGAACAGTCTTGCGGTTCCGTTCCAGATGCGGATGGGCGACGATGTGCTGAGCTTCATTTCGACCACGATGGTGTTCGGCACGCCGCTCGATGTCACGCTGTCGGAACTGGCGCTGGAGACGTTCTTTCCGGCGGACGACAAGACCACTGCGTTCATGAGGGCAATGCAGCCGCGGTGA
- a CDS encoding MFS transporter, whose translation MTRDRIHFLFLNIGHYLDHLFTLIFATVAALALSREWGLSYSELLTYATPGFFAFGLFALPAGWLADKWSREGMIAVFFVGIGASSIATAFAQTPLQVGIGLFVVGVFAAIYHPVGLAIVTQRWKNTGMRLAVNGVWGNLGVASAALITGYFIDNGGWRMAFVVPGVFSIIIGVLYTVHQWSEVSTAHQKAPAPAAAAPAHSADMKALILRISAIVFLTTAVSSLVFQSTTFALPKIFDERLQGIATEMTQWLSASGVTAAKGDIATMVGAFTFIVFAVASLAQLVVGSLLDKLGPRTVFLIVAAIQIVFFALMPGLRDAWALAAAFGFMLGAFGQIPINDFMIGKMASGEARARIYGVRYVVSFTVLALALPMISFVYGNYGFDTLFRLMASAAAVIFVAVACLPARLPTPAAASA comes from the coding sequence ATGACGCGCGACCGCATCCACTTCCTGTTCCTGAACATCGGCCACTATCTGGACCACCTGTTCACGCTGATCTTCGCGACGGTGGCAGCGCTCGCGCTCTCGCGCGAATGGGGACTGAGCTACAGCGAACTCCTGACATACGCGACGCCGGGCTTCTTCGCCTTCGGCCTGTTCGCGCTGCCCGCCGGATGGCTCGCCGACAAATGGAGCCGCGAGGGCATGATAGCGGTATTCTTCGTCGGCATTGGCGCCTCGTCGATCGCGACCGCATTCGCGCAGACGCCGCTGCAGGTCGGCATCGGTCTGTTTGTGGTGGGCGTGTTCGCCGCGATCTATCATCCTGTCGGCCTCGCCATCGTGACGCAACGCTGGAAGAACACCGGCATGCGTCTCGCCGTGAACGGCGTCTGGGGCAATCTCGGCGTCGCCAGCGCGGCGCTGATCACCGGTTACTTCATCGACAACGGCGGCTGGCGCATGGCCTTCGTGGTGCCGGGCGTCTTCTCCATCATTATCGGCGTGCTTTACACCGTCCATCAATGGAGCGAAGTCTCGACCGCGCATCAGAAAGCGCCGGCACCCGCTGCTGCCGCTCCGGCACATTCTGCCGACATGAAAGCGCTGATCCTGCGGATTTCCGCGATCGTGTTTCTCACTACGGCGGTCTCCAGCCTCGTGTTCCAGTCGACGACCTTCGCGTTGCCGAAAATCTTCGACGAGCGGCTGCAAGGCATCGCGACCGAGATGACGCAATGGTTGTCGGCAAGCGGCGTCACAGCCGCCAAGGGCGACATCGCGACCATGGTCGGCGCATTCACCTTCATCGTCTTCGCGGTCGCCTCGCTGGCGCAGCTTGTCGTCGGCAGCCTGCTCGACAAGCTCGGGCCCCGTACTGTGTTTCTGATCGTCGCCGCGATCCAGATCGTTTTCTTTGCGCTAATGCCCGGCCTGCGCGACGCCTGGGCGCTGGCGGCGGCGTTTGGCTTCATGCTCGGCGCGTTCGGGCAAATTCCGATCAACGATTTCATGATCGGCAAGATGGCGAGCGGCGAAGCCCGCGCGCGCATCTATGGCGTGCGCTATGTCGTCAGCTTCACGGTGCTCGCGCTGGCGCTGCCGATGATTTCGTTCGTCTACGGCAACTACGGCTTCGACACGCTGTTTCGCCTGATGGCAAGCGCGGCGGCTGTCATCTTCGTTGCGGTGGCCTGCCTTCCAGCGCGGCTACCGACGCCGGCTGCGGCGAGTGCGTGA
- a CDS encoding AraC family transcriptional regulator yields the protein MTPRPRRSTDANDYQFVPRPLAAMSKSFRDGFEIEPHHHARDQLVYAVTGVMRVRTATEAWIVPPDRAVYLPARTEHSISIHGQVEMRTLYIARDAHDDLPSAPTVLEVSGLLRELVLAMIEEPVIYDEQGRAGAVAFLILAEIASARRLSLVIPMPRDPRLLRVCNALLADPASRLTLDSWVDTAGASARTLARLFEAELGLSFAAWRQRVRFHNALEAIVAGEPISRVAERNGYRSSSAFSAAFRKAMGQPPSSLRSEGGA from the coding sequence ATGACTCCGCGTCCACGCCGCAGCACCGATGCCAACGACTATCAGTTTGTGCCGCGTCCGCTTGCGGCGATGTCGAAGAGCTTCAGGGACGGTTTCGAGATCGAGCCGCACCATCACGCGCGCGACCAGCTCGTCTATGCTGTGACCGGCGTGATGCGGGTCCGCACTGCGACCGAGGCGTGGATCGTGCCGCCGGATCGCGCGGTCTATCTTCCAGCGCGCACAGAGCATTCCATCAGCATTCACGGTCAGGTGGAGATGCGCACGCTCTACATCGCGCGCGATGCCCATGACGACCTTCCATCCGCGCCGACCGTGCTGGAAGTCTCAGGCTTGTTGCGCGAACTGGTGCTGGCGATGATCGAGGAGCCGGTGATCTACGACGAGCAGGGACGCGCGGGGGCGGTGGCGTTTCTGATCCTGGCGGAAATTGCCAGCGCGCGGCGATTGTCGCTGGTGATCCCGATGCCGCGCGATCCACGCCTGCTGCGGGTCTGCAACGCACTGCTGGCCGATCCGGCAAGCCGTCTCACGCTGGATAGCTGGGTCGATACGGCGGGCGCGTCGGCGCGGACGCTGGCGCGGCTGTTCGAGGCTGAACTGGGATTGAGCTTCGCGGCATGGCGGCAGCGCGTGCGCTTCCACAACGCGCTGGAAGCTATCGTCGCGGGCGAGCCGATCTCGCGCGTCGCAGAGCGCAACGGCTATCGCAGTTCAAGCGCGTTCTCGGCTGCGTTCCGCAAGGCGATGGGCCAGCCGCCCAGTTCGTTAAGGAGTGAGGGAGGGGCGTGA